The following nucleotide sequence is from Citrus sinensis cultivar Valencia sweet orange chromosome 6, DVS_A1.0, whole genome shotgun sequence.
TTCTCCATTCACAAAGATTTGGGGGAAAGTAGGCCAGTTACTATACTTCTTTAGGGTTTCCCTCAATCCATTATTATACTCTTCGTCGAGCACGTCTATACTTTCATAATCCACACCTTGACTTTCAAGAATGCCGATCACTTTTTGTGAGAATCCACACATTGGTGCACTTCTTGATCCCTTGATAAAGGCTACCACCTTGTTCTCCTTTACTAATTTATCAATGAGCTCCTCTAGTGGAACTGTCAGCTGGACATTACGCCCAGGAGTAAGTCGGAGGTCAggctttttcttctttggagGCTGCCGAACCCAAGTGTTGTTCCCCGATTCATTTCCTGGTGGGATTTTTCCAGTGGCTTGTATGTGTTCTTCCATCCAAGATTTCCAAGCTTGGGTTAAAGCTGTCCTATCAGGATCATCTACTACACCAACCTACAAAACAATCAAAGtgataaaattactttgagACAAGTGACATTACTGAATTCTCACGATCAACCCTACACACCTATAACAGTTCGACAAGAGCATAACCATTCTCTAAAGCATATGCGCAATCAACCAAGATGAAGTTGTGTTTGCCAATAATTTGCTTGGCTTGAATACATCCAAGGGCTATTATAGGTTTTTATAGCTTGGTTAAGAgttaaattcttcaaattcataatgcacgcaattgttaaaaattcaCACATTTACGCTCTCCAACTATTAGGAATACGAACTTCTAAATTTTCCAACATGTCACATAAGtcaaaatgatgaaaagaaTGTACATCAACCAAGCAGCCTTTGCCTCTCCAAGACACCAATTTCAAAATCGAGCATCAAATAAGAACAAACCTACTCACAGGATCAACATATTTCAAGAGCCAAGTGACAACAGCAGTTCTATGCATCAATCAAAGTGCAATTTAACAAAGATATAGGAACAAGGAAAAGACTAAAAGGTCTGCCTTAGCTTGACTGCTACATAAGAAGCATGTTCTTAGTGTGTATAAAAGACAAATGTAACATATAGTAGATACAATTGTATTAAGTACACAACTCCTTTCTTCTACATCCTCATCTCCTCCTCTATCTCCTTCATTTCCaacacaaaacaaacaaagaagTTTCACAATTCTCAAAATGAGTGATCTATTCATTGACATCTCTAATCAGTCTCTTCATgaagagaaataaaatattcaataaaaGAACTTCTAATCAATCAAGAAAATTTCTGATTCACTTCATTGTATCTTCATTGGAGGAAGTTCTCTAGTATCCCAACAACGAAGAGTATGCACTATCCATTCTCTCCAAtgaagagaagaaactcaGAGGTAAGTTCTCTTCTCTCATTCTCTTCATTGACAAGTTGTTCACAAATTGAGGGGATatcttttcattaaaatatttactcTTTTCATTGAAGTTAATACCATTCTCCATGACAAAGAGAACTAATGACAAGAATGAGATGTTCTCTTCATTCAAGAGGCTTAACGCTTCAATAAAGACAACTTCTTTTCACTGAAGAGAAtagatattcattttatttttaattttttatcctaattcctaatttctataaaaatcGAAGGCAAATTGTAAGAAGTTGGATCTAACCAACCTAACTTTGTCAACAGAACTGTCTAGAATAGAAAGGCCAAATCAATTCACAATGACAATATAGAAATTATGATGTGAACAATAATTACAAGCAGTCATAATCATATTTTCCCTAATATCAAGTAAAGAtatgttattaatataattcGTTGGGAAACAAAAGCTAGTTACAAGAACATTACCTGGAAAAGACTTGAAAAACACTTTCAAGATATTTGAAATAATGTCTCTAACTCTCTATCTTGTGTTCCCATCTccaaaaactattaaattgtGGAGGGGTGCCTAGAGGCTGTTTTCCCTTCCGTAAAGTAAGACAATTACGATAATTTAACTAATATGTGATCTCTTGTATGTTGGATCGGTTGCAATTGTTCACATGAAAGGAGTTCCTTTATTTGCTCTTGTTGAGGGATATCCAATTAAAGACTAGAAAAACACTTTCAAGTTATTTGAAATAACGTCTCTAACTTCTATTCCGATCTCGAAAAGCTAGTTAGTTGTAGATAGGTACCTAAAGGCTGTTTCCACTTCCGGAAAGTAAGAcaattatgataattaaacTATTATGCAATCTCTTGTTTGTTCAATAGGCTGCAATTGTTCACATGAAAGGAGTTCCTGTATTTGCAGTTGTAGAGGGATATCCAATTTGCATTTGATCTCCAGGGTTAGCATGCATGTCCTCACCATAAAGTTATTAGcatattctttttatatctTCAGTTGGATTAGATTATGAAGTAGCATGCCTTGCAATGTTTTTTGGCTTGCAGTGCTCAATAGTATATTATTTATGTCCTTGCTATCAGGTTCCATCCAACAATCATGTCAAGAGTACCAATATCATATACTTCTGTAGGCTCTAGCGATGTAttccaataattttttctgcAATCATACTGTTTGTTTGacatctttcaaaattttatatcatgttTTGAATAATAAGTACTTCAAAAGATCGTGTCGAACCAAGGAGACATTctatatcatcaaaataaaatggtaTCAAACAACAGTTTGCTACATGAAGAAGTGCAACCTATCCAGCATGTAGAGATGTCCATAATAGCTAATTTACGTGTTAAAGGCTTGCTTTTCGCAATGCCCTTCTATTATTACAAGACAATGTGTAGGGACAGGACGGAAAAGCAGGCTCTAAAGACCCTTCTAGAAGTAAGGGGAATGAGAAATAATCTTCATTAAAGCTGACATAACACATTATGATGACAGATAttcaatttactttaatttatcttatcTTAGTTCCCTATTTCTATAAATTCCACAGACAAGGTCTTAAGAAGTTTGATCGATGGAACCTAAATGCCAACACAACTCGCTGCAATATGCACAcacacaccaaaaaaaaaaaaagactcaCAGAgatattaacattaattaagaCAAAAGTAGCCGTAATAATCTTATCTCCAACATCGATGAATCCTATATCATCAACACAACAAATTATAAGGCTCACAAAAGCTAGTTACGTCTACAATGTTCTTTCTACAAGAGAGTATCGTTTTGAAGGTCCATGCcgtttttcattttctgttCCGTCATTCATAAAAACAACTAAGTTGTTTACGAAAGGAGAGAACATGGGAAACCCTAAAAACATcactctcctttttttttagtagtaTTAAGATGAAGTTGTTGTTTCTTTCAATTAGATATTGCAGAGAGATCATAATTATCAAACTGAACAGATAGAAGAGACATATGCATACCTTGACGGAGCAGCATAACTCCGGTACAGATTTTAGATGAGAGAAAACGCTGGCGCCAATGTTCCGGGAAATGCCGACGAATTGAAGCTCATCGTTTTTGTCGTAAACGGCGTAAACGCCGGTCTCTGACGGAAATTTCGAGTTGAACTCCTCAGCCGTTAACGGGACGGCAACCAGTTCCGTATCCGATAAAGTTTTGACGGCAGTAACGATGACTAGCGAGCGAGGAGTAGCTGTTGTATACTTGTAGGTGTTGTGAGAAATGGAGGGTAATTGGATGGGAGGTCTGAAGTGGGAATAAAAGGAAAGACTGGGGGCATTTTGGGGAGAATAGGGTGAGAGTAAGCGAAGTGAAGGGACTGGAGAGAGACTGAGATTGATTGTGTTTGTGGCCATTGGAGAGAGTGAATGCAAAAGGGCGAATCGATACGAGAAAGACGACCTCTGTGAGCGGTTGAGCGACCAGCTGATGTTGAATCTTCAAGTGCATAAACATGTGGGCTTTTGCTTTGGTTAACGAGCACGGCCCAAGAAAGCATTTTGGCGTTATCTTGACTTCATTTGACCAACTCTTTTTGAGGTTTCAACTTTCGAAGAAGAtgttggactattggcacccctctaaaatcattttaagaccccctcaatttttttttccaattatattaaaattaatattacaaattctCTTATCtctaaataaacatatttaattttgtgaatctTTCGATTTCTATCATTGTCCAGCTCCTAAATTACTTTATAGACTTATCACCTCAACCTTCACACTAACAATTTGTATGGGTTATAAATttctgaaaacaaattaattaattaaaaaataatgtagaatgtgtgtttttgttattaacaatgTTAGTGTTGGGACTCTTATCTCtatttctcctttaattatAGAGTAGGGATAAATCTCTCTCGTATAAAATATGGACAGAGTAAATATATCTTTAAATAGTTAAATGAAGTAATAGTGGTGGATTTATGATTGTAAATCTAATCGAATTATGTCAtgtatttctttctttacttTAGCGTGTAGAAATATCATTACTGATAAACGTTGGGCTGTCTGTAGAAGAGAATATTTGAGGGAAAAGGAGAGGAGAGGAGGGCTAACTCTTTTGAGAttatctaaataataaaatctacaagattaaaattattttttccctcttcataacaaaataagttaataCATAATGggattgaatttaataaaaattatccgtacaaaatacaaatacattACATGGGTGTCAAATTGGCTTAACACCCTCATAAGAAATGATTATTATCGGCTTTCAAACCCATTGAAAAATAGATTTGTGCCGCTTGATGGGGCAAGGCCCCTCAATGCCCTACTATTGTGagaccataaaaaattaaaaagaaaaaaaaaaaccaataaaagAATCGCAAAATTTCTGAActacaagagaaaaacaaCATCAGCCGATTGGAAATTTATTGAGATACTACAAAAATATGcctttgattaatttatcgttttgaataatcatcatgaatattttggtcatacatattttcaaccaaacaaaaCTTGTTAACCAATCTCAATTCAATCGTCGTCTTCTCcgaaattgaagaaatgagACTGTGGGAACCTTAAATAAAGTATCATTTAGGATTCTTGTCAATCATGACGCAACGCTCACAGCCACAAGTTGGTTAAAATCCAATTTTCAAAGCTATCAACCGCACGCACAGTACAAGTCACGCACAACTTGACCTTCATTTTTAATCCATTTTTCAAGCTATTACGACACATTCAACAGCGTACCCATCCGCTTGAAATTTGAAGGTcgttttgtaattttgattttagtttaTATGATTCTCTCAATTCAGTTACTGCCCGGCAGGGCTTTCGCATTGATATTggccataaaaaaatttattgtcttCTTGCCCTACAAGCTAAGTGAGTCTATTCATGCTTGCCATATAAGTTTCCATGTCCATGTCAATTACATAACATatgattatattaatttaatcgCTAATGCAATGCTGCTTCAACAATCCAGTGCTGTACCATTATTCGCCCTACACAATTTCTCATGCCATTGGGACTTTTCAATGAATAGCTGCTAGCTCGTACTCTTCATGATTACCACctggtaaaataaataaataaattcgaATTTCAGCATGCGTGCATGGTTCTTTTTCTGATtgctatatttttatttttataatcatgagggaaaaaattttaaaaaaaaaaaacctatgCTACATCGATAGCCTTGGTGCTGTATAGCTAGACCCACAAATGTACGTATAGTTCTGGGATGAAGTCAGTAGGGctttatcaaaatcatttaatcagAAGGTCATGGTCTTCTTTTTAGCTCAATATTgatgtatatatataccttCGAACCTTGTCACCTGGGGCAATAATAAGATTGGGCATTATCCAGCTCAAAACGGAaccaaaccaaaattatttgtttcacGATTTTTTGAACCAAGAaatcacataaaaaataaacttcaaAACTTTATAGCCAATTTTCCATCAACATTCACTatgtttttattcttcaaCCGGTCTtctaacaatatttattagaaCTCCATACTAAGTTACCAACATACAACCACATCCACAATACGTATATTATGTCTCAAAATGAGCCACGCAccaacaataaaacaaattaaaataaagtgtaTACTATCACACTGATAACCACGTGTACTaactaacataaaatttatttatttttgtttttctctccaAACTGTTTGGTTTTccttttggttcaattttaaaccaaactaaatgcccacccctaaatAATAGCCTAACTAGTGTGTTGGTACCCTGCTCATTTCATTAGGGCAATAGTTCAGGTTACTAGTTGAACattcaatataaaaatcttCTCTTATAAATGTGGGTAATATctctcaaaatattaatgagaGCATATATCTCTTAGATATGATGTAGATCTTACAGCTAATAGACGTAAATCCCTAAGCATTACATTAACTGTTAAATATTTGGACTATGTTATGTGTagtgtataaatttattagacTCTCAATATAACCCatattgttatatatatataaaagccGTACAAgcttttagaaaattaaatgagtgTCAATTGCttgcttatttttttaacaaatccACTTTCTCCATTTGACCTAAAGGACACTCTGAACaggatttatttaaaatcatgaaTGATAGAAACAGCTCAATATTTTGTTAGGTTATTTTAATCATCATATGATATCTTATAGCTAGCTGTCTTATAAATATATCTATGTGCAGAAGACAAGAAAGAGCCAAAGATGTTAGCCTTTCAACTTACTCTCTTAACCTCcaacacttaaaaaaaaaaacttatttcaaTACTAGAAAGATGGAAAAGCAAATCATACAATGCTTTAGCTTTACTCCTACTCAACCACCCATAAACATCACCACAGttaccccccaaaaaaaagaaaaaaaaatccacatCATTTTGGTTATCAATATATATGCACCAGCTCATTGTTCATCCTAGTACTTTATCATTCTGTTAATTAAGCTTTCTCTATTCTCTATTCTACATTGAAAAATGAGCTTAGCACAATCCCCTGCAGCCACAATAAAATCTTATAGAGGAAAGCTACCTCTCTCGATCATCACTGTTTTAGTCTGCAGTTTTGCAATCATAGCTCTCTTGTACACTGAACGACTCAGCTCACTTTCTTCCGGTTCCATATTCAAGCTCTCTTCTTGTCCCAAAAGAAATCATATTAAGAAATCAAGTAAGTCAGCTGCAAAGTTCTGCTACTCGTAcatttattgatatatttaggcaCATTGTTTTCCATGTGTgtctattgatttttttctctttttgtttttccctGATTGATTGAGAGATGCACGTGACAAGAATTTGGTAGCACGGGTACAATATACCGAGAGTACCCAAGATTTCCGATTCTCATGATTTGTTGTCATTGTGTAACAGAGAACAAAACTGCAGAACAGAACATATACAACACTGAAATAGATGATAGGTTTGACTTCGACCCAGAAGAGTGCAATGTCGTGAATGGAAAATGGGTGTTTAACAGTTCAATCAAGCCTCTGTATTCGGACCGAACATGTCCATATCTTGATATGCAAGTTTCCTGTGTTAAAAACGGACGGCCGGATTCCGACTACCGCCACTGGGAATGGCAGCCAGAGGATTGCACTCTGCCTAGGTTAAAAGATTTAGCTGACTTTATGTTCTCTATTATTCGTGAAGCTTTATTAGTTACTAATATATGTTACATTCATTTGGTGACTCGTTGCGTACAGATTCAATCCAGAGCTTGCCCTTAAGAAACTTCGAAACAAGAAGCTACTATTTGTTGGAGATTCATTACAGAGAGGTCAGTGGCAATCATTTGTCTGTATGGTGGAGTCAATAATTCCTGAAGACAAGAAGCACTTCAAACGGGGTCGGTCTCATACTGTCTTCAAAGCCAAGGTATTTTAATTAGGTACTGTAATGGTTTTAAAGCAACTtttagagaagaaagaaaaagaaaatattcccAATTAAAACATTGAATTATACTTGTAGAAAATTAGAATAGCTTCCAAATGATTAGATTTTAAAGGGCTAATTAGACTTTGTAAGTAAGAGaacattttgttttcctttcgGGAGCCATCCGACCATCATTTGTTTCTATTAGTCAAGTTTCATTAATTAGTCTTACAAATAAAGCTAAAGTTTTATACTTTTCTGATTCAGGAGTACAATGCTAGCATTGAATTCTATTGGGCTCCGTTTTTGATCGAGTCCAATTCGGATCTGCAAATAATAGGGGACCcaaaaaagagaattttaaAAGTGGATTCAATTGAAAAGCATGCCAAACACTGGGGAGCAGTGGACATTATAGTCTTTAACACGTACGTTTGGTGGATGAGTGGCATTAGACTCAAAACATTGTAAGTTCTACTCAAATCTTacagcaaattttttttttttttggtgggtaTTACCTATAAGGTATAATTAATGACTACTTGGGCACAGATGGGGTTCATTTGCAAACGGGGCAGACGGTTTTGAAGAATTGGACACACCTATTGCTTATAGAATCGGGTTAAAGACGTGGGCAAATTGGATCGATTCAACTATAAATCCCAACAGGACACGTGTCTTCTTCACTACTATGTCCCCTACACATACGAAGTCTGTTTTTTTACTCCTAATGTATTACTCcaccaaacactttaattgATGTGCTCTTTTTATACTCAACCCTCGTATTGTTGTATTCAGAAGCATAGATTGGGGCAACAAGGACGGGATTAAATGTTTCAACGAAACAAAGCCGGTGACGAAGAAGAAGCATTGGGGAAGTGGTTCcgataaaaaaatgatgagtGTGGTTTCGGATGTAGTGAAAAAGATGAAAGTTCCCGTTACATTCCTCAACATTACTCAAATTTCAGAGTACCGAATCGATGCACACGCGTCGGTTTACACGGAGGCCGGCGGCAAGGTGCTGACGGAGGAGGAGAGAGCTGATCCTTTACGCCATGCAGATTGCATACATTGGTGCTTGCCAGGAGTCCCTGATACTTggaatcaaatatttttagctCATTTGTAGATTTGAAAATGCAACTTTATATTCAGCCTCTTCCCTGTGCCAATTGTCGAAGCTTGTTCACTTGTGTATCTACCGATCTCGAGTAAagcaaatattttttcaatttacgtgttttttgtccttttttttttttctgggaACTCACTTTagcaaaatcttttaatttcattaatattgtATTAGAAGCAGCTTCCTTTACGccttgttaataataataatgtcgATTTAGATGCGCTTGAGGAAAAAGAGAgctaagaaattattaatgcATCGTTTTATTAAGGCGTTTCGGATACGAGAGCAATATATAATAATCTACGGATGGTTTAAACAAATAACTTAGTTTTACTCTCAcagtttaaaattattgtgagGATAGAGGATCGAGTACCTATGGATTCAAACTTCATCAATTAAACATTATGTATGATTATGTGGAGTTAGTTACAAATCTTTCTTCCTTTTAAAATACGAGTGGGGTATAGACATTCCTCGTTTGTGAGAGTTATTTATTTgagcaaatattttataacatttaatataatattataaagtcTCAGTTATATGTCTTATTGTTAATATAATATGTCTGAGTTATCAATGTAGTGTCTGCTGTAATAACAGTTATAAATTTCTGATGTAATTCAGTAATTTGATGTgtaattagtattaaaaaacaGCTAATGGTGTGACGAAAGAGGAAGAGGTAGTGTGATCAGAGCACTGCTCCACGTGTAATGGGTTCACACTTTCGCTCGCGAGCAATGGGCCCAAAGCAAAATTGGGCCGGTCGAAGCCCATCCCAAAAAATCCGACACAAACTGAAAAAACTAACAAGGCTCTCATATGAAAGTACGAATCTGCAGCCTGGGGGCACCGAACTCAGCAGCCGCCTCTCAACTAAAACCTTCAACGCTTTAAAGTAGGTTCCAGAAACTAGGGTGTCTACGTAGGCATCGTTTCTGAGGTAAAAATCCACGAGCAAAGAAAGCTTCCCCAACAATTTCGCCATAACATATCAATTTCAAGTCATCTTATCATCTATTTCTTTCAACTTTATTAATCTCGGATCCTATCTCTTATCCTCTAATTCCTTATTCGTTAATTAAGGATAATACGGTTTCGAGGTACCCCTCTAGTGTTTCCGAAACGACGGTCGTTTCTGCGCTTGAGGGTTTAGTTTCACCTAAttgtttacaatttctttGTGCAGGTTAATAACTGCGCGTTGGTGCAGACAGCCACGATCTATATCATGGCTGGGGGAAATTTCATGCATAGAGTGATATCTTACGTCGTTAACGAGGTTATCGTTAATGGTCTTGCCAACAGGTATATAAATCTCCGatgtagaattttttttttttggtttaatggaaaaaaataatatattttaggCCTTTATTGTGTAATACAGTGTTGTTAGTTGATGGAAGCTTAAGCTTCTTTTTCCGACCATCAGGAATGATCTGCTCCTGATTGGTTTGCTCCCTGAAGCGAGATAATCTCAAAACTTACTCTTTCATGAGCAGTGCAAAACACCATACACTGTGACTTGGTAAGTTTGAGAATATCTCATCAGGGTATACTGCTAACTTCACCTCATAAGGCTTTCtgaaatttggctttgagTTTATTGAACTTGAATAAGTTTTTACATGCCAATCTAatgacatttttattattgagcTAGGATAGGCATAATTGGTTCTATAGATGGATTATAAAGTCAGCTATGAATCTGTATTAGTTCTGTATTCGCTTTTGCCAAGGATGACTCTACGTAGGCTTGTACTGACTGCAGAATGACTGCAACAAGTTGCATCTAAGAGGCTGAGGCTTggttcttttcttctcttcttcccaacctttgaattgagtttattttaaaactcctgtatttgcatttttttttaaaaaatttccccAAAAAATCGAATCATAACATTTACTACTGATTTTATGCACttcaattctttcttattttttgcaTTAAGATCTGGCCCCCCTTATTTCAACATTTGTATTTTACTATGGACATACGTCCGTTGATTGACTATGGAAATTGGAAATGGTCTATGCCTATCTAGAGGAATACATTTCATAAATGTGTGTCCTAAGGAagattgataatttatttctgtGTCCACATCTGAAATCATTCGAGAATATGGTTTCCAAATTTGTGGCATTTTAGGATGTAGTTGATTTGGCAGATGCTTAATAAGTGGGCTATATAGGTATATGTGTGCCACTTTTTTTAGTCAGTGATGACTCATTGTAGACTTGTCCTGATTGCTTAAATGTCACAGCAATTTAGATTTTGAGAGCTGAGGCCATGAAATTTATTCCCTGTTTTTTTCGATGTTCCTAACTTGATTGGCTGATTGTAAGTAGTGGTATCTGAACTATTTAAAGGTCACTATTTTAGATTGATTATGGAGAAGTGTTGATGCCTGATGATCTGAATGTATCTTGTAAATTCTCTTGACTGTATTAAGCATGATGGTGTACTATTTTGATTATTCTTGATAGAACCCTGCATGATGACAGGTGGAAGTCGGTTTTCTAGTTTTAGCATTATAATTGAAGCCTGTAGTTATCTGCTTTGTGATGGATAATTCTGCGAGAGAGTTGGCTATCCACatgcatttataaaattgttaatttgttatatGTCTGTATGAATAAATGTCAATGTTGTTGGATCTCATTTCTGGAAAAAATGggttaatattttaattctatttgtatttatcattaaatataattgtacTAGGATAtggattttatgaaattaatgaatggGTGCCAATAATGCACTATAACAGAAAAATTGCTTCCACAAGTCAACGGTTGGCCACATCCCACAAGGGTATTGATCATATTGGGACCAGCTTACAAAAGTACAGTGAATAATTTTAAGACAAACCTTTATTAGCATAGCAGTAGCAATTGACCCTAAAATACTACTTCAAATAACGTAGAAATTTATTCACGAGTAGCAGGAACTAAATTTCTTACTATAAAATTGGAGAAAGTGAAAACTGAAAACCATCCACATGTTGATTGAAAGTTCAGAAAAAAACTTAACAATTCTATAGATTTTGGCATGAACAATATTCAAACTCGAGACTTCTTACTATAAGTTGAACCGTTGATGTCGAGAGTTGTATTCAGACAACAGGTATATACATCTCTGatgtaaatttcttttaatttttttaatgcaaaaaattatatattttgttagttGATGGAAGCTTTAGCTTCTTTCTCTGACCATCAGGACTGATTTGTTCCTGTTTGGTTCGTTCTTTTGAAGCGAAAgacaaatcaaatatttcatatttgaatAGCTGCAGTGGAACTACAAACAAGTTATGTGCCGCAGCCTCGAAAATTTGAGAATATGTGTCCTTTAAACCattcattctctttttttttttggttggtggtattttttgtttgattgatgTGTGTTATTGGTTGTTGTCTTTGCTTTGAGAAATTATTGAGCTGTAGGGGATGATTGGATTTATGTTTGTCTTTGAAGTTCTTGTTGTAGGTGTCCAAATTGATAGAACAGCTAAAGTAAATCTGTTTGCAGTTGAGTGGTGTAAAAACTAAAGTTTCACTCAAGGCTTCTGGGAGTATTAAATTTCCAGTGGGTTTGCTCACTGAACTGAAAATAATCTAAGAGTTCGCTGAATTGGTTTTGCCTGCTATGCAATGTGTTAGACATTGCAGCTTTAGGATCTTAAGGCAATTTAATATTGAGTCATTATACATGTATACATTAATAAATAGACAGATGTGCTAACAGACAAGGGGTGAATTTAGCCAGATGTCTAACATATATGGAAATATTTTGACTTGTCTCGTGGCATTTTTGCAACTATATCATGATGTATTGAGTGCAATATAGAGACATGTTTTAGT
It contains:
- the LOC102614266 gene encoding bifunctional monothiol glutaredoxin-S16, chloroplastic; the encoded protein is MATNTINLSLSPVPSLRLLSPYSPQNAPSLSFYSHFRPPIQLPSISHNTYKYTTATPRSLVIVTAVKTLSDTELVAVPLTAEEFNSKFPSETGVYAVYDKNDELQFVGISRNIGASVFSHLKSVPELCCSVKVGVVDDPDRTALTQAWKSWMEEHIQATGKIPPGNESGNNTWVRQPPKKKKPDLRLTPGRNVQLTVPLEELIDKLVKENKVVAFIKGSRSAPMCGFSQKVIGILESQGVDYESIDVLDEEYNNGLRETLKKYSNWPTFPQIFVNGELVGGCDILSSMYEKGELASLFKK
- the LOC102614557 gene encoding protein trichome birefringence-like 3; protein product: MSLAQSPAATIKSYRGKLPLSIITVLVCSFAIIALLYTERLSSLSSGSIFKLSSCPKRNHIKKSKNKTAEQNIYNTEIDDRFDFDPEECNVVNGKWVFNSSIKPLYSDRTCPYLDMQVSCVKNGRPDSDYRHWEWQPEDCTLPRFNPELALKKLRNKKLLFVGDSLQRGQWQSFVCMVESIIPEDKKHFKRGRSHTVFKAKEYNASIEFYWAPFLIESNSDLQIIGDPKKRILKVDSIEKHAKHWGAVDIIVFNTYVWWMSGIRLKTLWGSFANGADGFEELDTPIAYRIGLKTWANWIDSTINPNRTRVFFTTMSPTHTKSIDWGNKDGIKCFNETKPVTKKKHWGSGSDKKMMSVVSDVVKKMKVPVTFLNITQISEYRIDAHASVYTEAGGKVLTEEERADPLRHADCIHWCLPGVPDTWNQIFLAHL